GCAATCaccataaaggctgcttttgtcatCTTCAGTGTCAAGCTGACACGTACATGAAGTGACAGGTGTTTGCTGACATTAGGTTTGTGTTATAACACTATGCGGTGAAATAAATAACATGGCATATTATGACAGCCAACATTTTAGTGGCATTGTGTCCATTTCACATCTCCTGTTTATAATTCACATGAAATTCATAAAACGTTCAAAACCAAGTTGTTTCCAAGACGTACAACATCACCTGAAACTATCCTACAGAAAGTGTCTTACAACTATTGAATATTGTGTGGGGGAAGGCAATTTCTTAAAGCACCACAAGTGACTCCATAAAGCAGGCGTTTCATTCGATTGCACAAACTGCTCATTTCATTTATGACccaaaaaaatggacataacTCATTTCAATGTTTTGGCATTGCCATTAGGATTCATAACATTGTATGAACAGCAAAGTGAAACTCACTTTGCTGAAGGCTCAGTGAAAAttcaacctcatttccaaaaacgtcaataaaaacagaatggaaTGATAAACAGGTTgaacttttttagttttttaaatgtgtgcctattttaaatttgatgccagaaaaacattctaaaaaaaGTTGGACGGGGCATGTCACTGCGTTTCATCAcgtcttcttttaacaacacactgtaagcatttgggaactgaggagactaactgctgttttttttctgttcttgcttgatatagaaTTTGCTGCAATACAGTGCCTTGAAAAAGCATTCACACCCCTTGAACTTTTACGCATTTTTTCATGTTACACCCACACGCTTCAATGTATTTTATTGGGATTTTATGTGATAAACCAACAAAAAGTAGCAAGTAATTGTGAAGTGAAAAATTATACAtggttttcaaaatgttttccaAATAAAAATCTGGAAAGAGTGGTGTGGTTTGTATTCAGTCCCCTTGAGTCAGTATTTTGTTAGGACCACCTTTCACTGTGAGTACAGCTTCAAGTCTTCTGGGATATGTCTctaccagctttgcacatccaCAGGTTgacatttttgcccattcttctttgcaaattagctcaagctcagtcagattggatggagagcatctgtgaacagcagttttcaagtcttgccacaaattctcattGTGAtttaggtctggactttgactgggccattcttACTCATGAATATGCTTTGATCTAAATAAtgccattgtagctctggctgtAATTTAGTGTTGTTGTCCTGCTGCAACGTGAACCTCCGTTCCAGTCTCAAGTCTTTTGCAGCCTCttacaggttttcttccaggattgccctgtatttagctccatccatcttcccatcaactctGACCAGCTTCCCTGTCCGTGCTGAAGAGAAGCATCCCCACAGCAtaatgctgccaccaccatatttcacGGTGGGGATGTATTCAGGGTGATGTGTTGTTAGTTTTCTGCCAcacatagcgttttgcatttaGGACCATGGGCCTCTTGTCTGCTTCTCTAATTAGCGCTCTCCTTGCCTGGGCTGtcagtttaggtggacggccatGTCTTGGTATGTTTGCGGTTGTGCCGTTCTCCTTCCATTTTTGGATGATGGTTTGAACATTGCTCTGTGACATGTTCGTAGCTTGGGATGTTTTTTATAACCTAACCCTGCTGTACACTTCTCCACAACGTTACCCCTGACCTGTCTAGTGTGTTCCTTGGGtttcatgatgctgttttgaTCACTAATGTTCTCCAGCAAACCTTTGAGGCCTTCACAGAACATCTCTAGTTATACTGAGGATAAATTTACTAAATAGTCACACTGGATTTTATTTAGACATGcagatttttatttgtaaaaagttatttttcaactatgtataattttctttttactttacaATTACTTGCTACTTTGTGTTGGTTTGTCACATAAAATcccaataaaatacatttaggtttgaaaaaatttgaaaaagttcaaggggtatgaattcTTTTTCAATGCActgtacatgcagaatgtggtttgacattgtcctgctgaaataatcaaggtctTCCCCAAAAACGATGGCGTATGAATGGCAGCCTTTGTTGCTCCAAAACATGCATATATTGTTTAGTATTATGGTGCCTTCATAGAAGTGCAAGtcatccatgccatgtgcactaatgcacccctacaccatcatgaatactggcttttgaactgtgtgctgataacaagccagaAGGTCTTTAGCCAAAAGGATATAGTgtctatgatttccaaaacaaaaataaataaataaatcttgatgtatcagaccacaggacacttttccacttcatctcagtccatcttaaatgagcttggacTCCGAGAAGGCAGCAACATTTCTGAATCCTGCCAATGCATGggttcttctttgcatggtacagttttaacatgcatttgtgaatgcagcgatgaactgtgttcacatgagcccatgcagtaatttccactatagaatcacttctgtttttaatgtactgCCGCCTGAGGACCTGAAGATCACGGCCAACCAATATCGGTTTTCGGCTTTATCCCATGCATACAAGGAaattctctggattctctgaatcttttgataatatCATGTACTGTGGATGATACAATTCCCAAGTTCTTCGCtattttacactgagaaatgttattcttgaactgttgcactatttgattgcgcagtctttcacagagtggtgaaccacTCCTCATCCTCACTTGTGAAAGCCTCTCtgtgttgctctttatattccCAATAATATCACTACTCTTGACAATTAAccaccagatgtttttttctgaaatgtgttgctgacatcaaattcaaaaggtACATGCATTTTTTCAAAACCTAAGAaataaaaattctcagtttaaacatttggtCTTGCTGTCTTTGCAGTGATTTCACTTAAATAAGGATTTCACCCTTAGAACATTAAGGGTTCATTGGGGCAATTGTTTGATATTTGGGTCAATTATAATATGCAAGTTTTGTCATGAGATAATCACACATGCCACatattgtttttgcttttcagGAAATCTTGGGATACTCAGATATGCCATTTGAGATGTACATGCCAACAGAattttgatatctttatgaatGTGGGTCGTTTTTGATAAATTTACCTAGCACCTGCTAaattttgtgaattttttttttttttttttgcttataaaGATCTTAAACAAGTGGCACCTCAGTTGCCTTTTCAGAAACTGTTAGTTTGgtgtgtctgtgagctgaaagtgcaagaattttgatggtgattcattttaacagtaattattgagtaaaaataaacagcataaGGTgaccatgtttttttattgattttctgtcctcttggattcatgCTGAGTGCTAAAACTCTGCTACACCGCGaaacaggctttatttttaattacaagtTGAGTTGCTTCTTTGATATCAGATATTTCTAACactcaaaatcaatgtaaactcAAAGACACACCTAAATActgttaaaatgacaataacatttatcatatttattgttatgcttTATGACTGATGCTGACGTCACAACTCAATGACATCATGCTAGCTTGTTAGGACTGGGTCTGCTTAGTGTTCTGATATGTGTATCTTGTCTGTAGCTAAAACTGTTCTGAAATGGTAAAGACTGGAAATGAATCATGCATCTTTGTTCGCTCTGCGTCCAAGGGGTTAAAAGATTTGCCCATGATtgcattttacttttacttgcattttgcacagcgtcccaactgtttttggaaatgaggttgtatatATAATTCTGTTGGAACAGTGCCATGGCACTGCCATAGTGATTCAAAAAGGTCTAATAAGAATTACTATGATATTTTACTTAGGAtcaatataaaaatgcataactCTGTCATTACAGTGTCGTGGTATCAATACAGGGCTTCATAAAATATTATGAACACAAATATAACACTCACTTTACTTAAAGAGAAAGACCCTGAACATATGATATGAAGACTGAAACAGGACTTCAGCACTGCAACACTCATTTTGATCATttgtaaatattatatttacctGTGGTCTGATTCGGGAGGAGCAGGATGTGCTCAGCATGTAATGATTCTTCATCTGCAGAGACGCATCTGGCCTGGGTTTTGGGATCTCTATGCTGTGGTTCTCCTTTTTCTGTACAGACTACAgagaaaacatgttaaattatAGACAGCTGGACATCGCACGATGTAGTACCGATGTCAAGTTATCATCCCCACCTCTATTATTTTTGAATCGCATGGAACCAGGTATACATGAAGGGTTGGGTGAGAAGTCGAAGTGCAGTAGATCAACACTTCACAGTGGGCTTTCACAGGGAACCCACTTCTGACAAGGACACCTTTTGGGGAGAATGTGGGGTGGAGCAGTTTTGCACTGAAGGAAGACAACTCACATTTCTCTAAAGTGATTCCAGCATCTTCTACATGAAGAACTCTGACCTCATCACTCAAGGAATCCAAAGAATCTGTAAAAAGGTACTTTGGTTATGAGAAAACCTCTTAAAATGACATGTGCTTTCTGTTAGCTAACCTCCACAAGTAATCCACTTTTGATGATACAGTTTCCCTTGTTTGAAGATTACCTAAACAGAGAAAGTGTGGTAGATGGACAGCATTCAGCGTCCCTCTGACAACAGTAATGTCCAGCAAAGGGCCACCAGGATGATACTGTTCTCTCACCAGAACCTCACTCACTAGTTCCCAGTTACTCCAGCAGTATTCCAGTTCAACTTCACTGGAGCTCTCCCACCGGAGACCAGTAACAGAGCACTCATAACTCCCTGGTGCAGCAGtgaacctgaaaaatcagctaGAAATGGGTAGATCTGTAATTGATATGGCAgtaaataacatgaaaatgagaggcaaataataaaataaataatgggTGATTGTGTCACTACgctaaaatacagaaatactaTATATTACTTTAATACGACATTAAAGttctatatttaaatgtatgtgcaacaatgtataaaaatgtggatttttaaatttcataatgCTTTATAACCTAAAAGTGCAAACTTTTGAAAGACAAAACTAATTTGAGCTCAGCTTTGAACGTTTGTATAGTTGCACTGTTACATTGgtaattaacaaaaacaaatagtTTTCTTGAATACTATCATTTATATCCATGAAATAAGCATGGTGAGTTGATATGGAATGACCTCAGCATCTTCTTGTTGAGTCTGTCAAGTCTTCTTGTAGTAGGTCTTTTGTTTTTAACCTCAGCTGCTTAATTCTCTCTGTGAAATAACTTCAAGATCAGCCTAATATAAAAAAGTGGGACTTTATTGGGCTATAGTGTTCCAAAATATACCCAAAAGTATGAGGACACCTAACTATTACATCTATGCAAGCTTGTTGGAAGTTCCACTCCAAAACCATATTGTCCCtgttcccaaaggtgttcagtggggttgagctcagggctttgtgcaggccactggagctcTCCACACCAGACTTGTCTAGCCATTTATTTATGGAGCTCGTTTTGTgaacaggggctcagtcatgctggaccAGAATGTTGTAAGAGCAcaattgtttaaaatgtatttgtttgctgtagcattaacatcaccatcACTGGAGCTTAATGACCCAAACCCTGCAAAACAGTCCCAGcctattatccctcctccaccaaactgccGGCACTGGATATTAATGCCAAACCCTGAATCATTCATCCAGGGTTGTAGCCACACCTGTCCTGATTGTTCACTTGGGCTGCAACAAACGACTAATTTGGTCATGGAACAATTGATCGATTACTGAAACGAATAATCAATTATTCAGATTATGTCTCACTACCATGTAACTATTAGGTAGCTATTAACTTTTAAATGAAActtgaggttgttttatgcatttgctaactaactgtcacggttggctcctcccagtcctgtccatgtgctcatgttttggttttgtaactccgcccctgattgttatcacctgtccctcattgttacgtgtatttaagccctgtgtttgccctttgcgtttgccagtctttgtatctgtatctttgtatctttgtatcgttgtacctggtctttgtttgtgttggttctggttgttttcgtcatgtcttaccctcgatctgtccgtgtcggctcattgaccctggaatgttctgactacgaccctggatttgcccctaataaatctcgcttatctcagcgtgtgcgtccgcctcctcgctccccgttacagaaagactggccaccacaggacgcagcaggtaagcgagactccggcatgtggttgttccgttgggacgaaactccggctgttttaaagcagcccgagttcgcggtgtcccaacgccaccaagccggagacagcaaatcccctggcgctgagggaacacgagcgtctcgtcggtcccgcaagaaagcggaggaccttcccgccttgtgtccgggcgacgagagctcaggtaagcgccttgggtctgcccgtcttgagcgccactgcagggaggagcgacctgcagtgcaagacggggTCAGACGGAACGAacattcagatgacccgttttttggtacacggctcgttcgcaagcgtcactgcgagctgccaatcgctcgagtgagctttgggaacggccgagtgggtccagtatctgtgtgttcctccaggttggagcagaggtccccagcccgaaagcttgatcccgtggccgcaccccgcggcacttctgatcccgtggccgcaccccgcggcacttctgatcccgtggccgcaccccgcggcacttctgatcccgtggccgcaccccgcggcacgcctgatcccgtggccgcaccccgcggcacgcctgcgcctccggacccgccgccagtcgccgcgcctccggacccgccgccagtcgccgcgcctccggacccgccgccagtcgccgcgcctccggacccgccgccagtcgccgcggacgtcgtagcaggcccgcctgcctccgtggacgtcgtagcaggcgcgcctgcctccgtggacgtcgcagcaggccccgcgcctgcctccgtggacgtcgcagcaggccccgcgcctgcctccgtggacgtcgcagcaggccccgcgcctgcctccgtggacgtcgcagcaggccccgcgcctgcctccgtggacgttacatcccctttgttcccacccGTCCCGCcctcgtctgtgtctgttccccctgggaATCCCGTTTCTGTCCCTGTTCcccgtggtccttctgtgccttctgtgtctgtttccgttcctttgtttctgccttgttctgtacctggttttgtccttttccctactgttgtgtctgtctcggttcccTTTCccgttgtggttcccgttcctgtgtctccttttgtttctgttcctgtttctgtttccgtGCCCGTTTTcgttcctgtgtctgtcctggtgcctgttcccctgtcttttgcgtggtctgttgttcgttcttgttttcctcgtcctgtgtctccggtcgtctctcgttcggcgtcgttttgtgttgtgcctcctcgtcctccctccgttttttgtcctcgttctgtttcgtctgttcctgtgtctggtgtgtctccgtctgtgtctgttcctgtgccttgtggttctgttcctgtgccttgtggttctgttcctgtgccttgtggttctgttcctgtgcccgtttctgcccctgtgcccgtttctgcctctgctctggcttcggtgtctgtgcctgtttagtttagttttgtctttctctgggtttcgcttttttgttgggttgttttgttctgtgtggcacgcccggtgtgcgtgcctttgggggggggttctgtcacggttggctcctcccagtcctgtccatgtgctcatgttttggttttgtaactccgcccctgattgttatcacctgtccctcattgttacgtgtatttaagccctgtgtttgccctttgcgtttgccagtctttgtatctgtatctttgtatctttgtatcgttgtacctggtctttgtttgtgttggttctggttgttttcgtcatgtcttaccctcgatctgtccgtgtcggctcattgaccctggaatgttctgactacgaccctggatttgcccctaataaatctcgcttatctcagcgtgtgcgtccgcctcctcgctccccgttacactaACAATGAAGACTGTCAAAATTTATAAGCAAGGACGTACAAAGTAGCagcaaaaaaatacaacagaagtaaatgagtttttctttaatcaagtaaattaaaaaatgtcagTTTAATTGTTGAATGTAAACAGTGCAGCCTGTATTGGATTCAGCACAGTGTTTCTTTTGTAGGCTCTTGAGGAGCATCTAGGGGTGATGGCATGTGGCTGGACAGAAGAGGATGTGAGCTAATGGAGAACGTTCAGAAAAAACGGGAAGTAGTATTCAGGAGCACATTTTCCTTCATGGACTCAGAGTGAGCGCCTCAATGTTGCAATCCTCTTAATCCTTTGCCTTGAAATCCTCAAAAAGGCTTCATCTGTAAGTCTCACACTGCTTACAGTTATATTCAtagttttatgtaaatatttcttGGGTTGAGTGCAGAATTTATGTTAATGGTTAGTTTACTGTCAGCTACGTGTAGATGTATTAGTGATGGGTGGTTAAAGCATTGGTGTTGGTTTAAATGATGATTCTCATGTCTTTTCATCTTTCATTACTTAAACCAAGATATCTACCTTTAAGCACTTGTTCAAATTGTCTTCTcagtaattgtttttttttgcaaatgtacAAGAGATATTAGTACTTACACAGGTACAGGATTTTGTGTTCTATTCTGCAGTTTTACAAATGACATTTTCCTACATTAAATCCTGCCAAACCCACCACCTCGTCTGTTCCGTGGAGGACGCATTGCTGGAGAATATATTGTTAAGCGAGCTGTATAGCTGAAAATAGGTTGCCTGCAACAACTTTTTGTGCTCTGTGCATTCTGCTATCTGTCTACACTTTGCTGCCACTAAACTCTACAATCGCAGGTGTTTATTCAACCGCAGGAAAGTCCGCGTCTCTCCGTGCTCCTCTGAGAGCCTCAATCTCCTCTGAGAGCGGATCTTCACCGCCACAGAGGAGTCGTGCTGTGATGGAGCAGATGTGGCAAACGTTTGTGGCGAACTTCTCTAGAAACAGTTCAATTTGAAcggtgacaaggatggacaagattattaatgagcagatcagagggacagtgaaggtggagcagtttggagatgaagccagagaggccaggttgagatggtttggacatgtgttgaggaggaatagtggatatattgggcaaagaatgttggagatggagctgccgggtagaaggagaagaggcagacctcagagaaggtttatggatgtagtgaaggtggacatggagatggttggtgtgaaagtagaggaggcataGGGCAAGGTGGAGGCAGacgatccgctgtggcgacccctaaagggagcagccgaaagaagaagtagAAGTTTAAACGCTTAATTTTAGCCTTTGTCCATTTGCCCTGTGTGTTCGTCCACGGAAAACAGAAACCCGTTTGTAGTCGTTCTCTGTGTTCGCATCACGAAGTAGGACGGAATTCAACACTAACGTTAGCAAGGTGAGGTCAGCTAGGTTAGCTCACCAGCACGACTATCGCCGCGTCCCAAAACCACAACTCTGTACTTCACCctgcactaatgagtgcacttctaatggtatatgCGCTATTTTACACTATTTAGTGAACTAGTGTGCGGTTTGGGACACCGCGTTTCTTACCGCGATATCTCCGTCATCCAGCGAGCTGCCGTGTTTCCTCTTCAAATGCTCCAACATGGAGGACGTGCTCCCATAGCCAGCTGAGCTCGGTTTTACAAACGGCACAACCGACCACCTTTTTCTGAGCGTAGGTCTCACACATTTGAGGATTTTGTTCTTGAGGCAGCCATCGCGCTGTTGTTTACACTCTCAAACGTTCCTAGTGAACGCGAGAAAGCTACGTGGTAACGTCATCAACCAACCGACTACTAGATTAGTCGCCAACTAATTTGGTTGTCGATTTTAGTCGACTAAGTCGAATAATCGTCGCACCACTATTGTTTACAAGCCTGACACACCaaacggaaaaaaaaacaacaccaaaTGCGTTCGGGTGATATTTGATCTGTGGGCGCTGTCACTGAATTATGGCCAATCTAAATCGTTTTGCTCTCTGTCATTTTTCCCCTTCAGGTCTCCattcactgcttagcaaccatttCGGTTCATCATTGCTTCTATGTTTCAGTCCTTTATCAGCATCCTGATAAACATGTTCATAACTAGTGTGAGGACACCGGGTCCTCAGTAGTTTCCTGAGATGATCAGGTGTTGCCGCACGTATACTACAGGCTAACATATAATATTGCTATGATAAAATGTTAAAGTTTATGAGGCTAATTATGCTTGTGAAATGCAAAGCCcataattctttttttattattatttaaaacactCCTAAGGTTGCTAACTAAGTCAGCCTTATGTAGTCTAGTTCCAGTACCTGCTTACAAGCTATTTAGGTATATTATCAATTGAATGTTAAAATAATGGTAGATGTAATGTGTTACCTACTCACTGTTAACTCACTGTTAAGTAGCATACTGATCACATAGTGTCATATAACATAACTATTTTTTATAGAATTCAACAGGTACATTAGC
This Pygocentrus nattereri isolate fPygNat1 chromosome 22, fPygNat1.pri, whole genome shotgun sequence DNA region includes the following protein-coding sequences:
- the LOC119262021 gene encoding uncharacterized protein LOC119262021 yields the protein MDKYDETEAEPERREYSRSENGIAQRLEGTVPTAVRTLNGLTAFVSERDGKIKRKWFTAAPGSYECSVTGLRWESSSEVELEYCWSNWELVSEVLVREQYHPGGPLLDITVVRGTLNAVHLPHFLCLDSLDSLSDEVRVLHVEDAGITLEKFCTEKGEPQHRDPKTQARCVSADEESLHAEHILLLPNQTTDRQIDLSKEYAVWFVSNHRNALIQRVSLVAPIAVDLKSLLGGEKYSTIMKCETPQEQMRKLYSFRPH